Genomic window (Nicotiana sylvestris chromosome 7, ASM39365v2, whole genome shotgun sequence):
CATGACAATAGCACACGAAGTTATGGTCTTTCATCAAATAGAGAAATGATAGCCTTGCTTATGAAAAGCATGTGTCTCCCTACCTTCCTTCTTCCTTGTTCTTTTTCCACCCATCTATAGAACTCTTTAATCCTGAGTAAAGTTCAATCTGACAATGAGATGTTTCCAAGCAGAATGACATATCTTATGCATTTGTAATGGATGATGAGCTATGTGCATGATTTAAATGTCATacagaaataaagaaaacataaataTTATCACAGCACCAAAGATTATGAGCTGAATTCAATTATATTTTCATGGCTTCCTCAGAAATAAATGTCACTAAAACCTGCATTTATTCGTATAATTCTCATCAAAGGAGTAGAGCAAAAAAGAGATTGTGTATCACGAAAAAGGGATATAAAAAACTGATAAATCCTATCTATCCTTCACCACCTGCCAATGGAAGTTCAGAATTTTCTGCAGGAGTACTAGATTCAATAAAGATGGAAGAGAGAAATGAGCAAAAAGGAAGAGGTATATCTGAATGATGTCCGTTTATACTTTATACTGATCATTTTAAAGGAGTACATGAATTGAATATAGTTAAAATGACAAAAATACAACTCAGATGTCATAAAATAAAGAGGTAAAATGGCAAACTCATTCATGGGAAAATGCAGCTCTCAATTCCTTTTTACATAGCTTCTAAAATGatacaaagaagaaaaaggagaCATATCCATACCAATTAATATGtctcctttttcttctttgtatCATTTTAGAAGCTATGTAAAAAGGAATTGAGAGCTGCATTTTCCCATGAATGAGTTTGGCATTTTACCAATGAAAAGGTTCCCGGGATGGGTTAATTGGTATGGATATGtctcctttttcttctttgtatCATTTTAGAAGCTATGTAAAAAGGAATTGAGAGCTGCATTTTCCCATGAATGAGTTTGGCATTTTACCAATGAAAAGGTTCCCAGGATGGAGGAAGGGGAAGGAGAAGCAGAAGAACATTGCTAGAATTTCAACGACAACGATTTTACCTCAACAACTTGGTTTTACATGCACTTCAATGATGTCATCATCCTCCATCCCGAGGCAACTGGGAGTTGCAGTAGGATTAATTTTATCCCCATCAAAGCAGAAAACCATATTTTTCAGATCAAGCTTGACTTTATCAGCATACGATTTGAACAGCCTCTCAAATTTATCATCCTACGAGAGTATAGATAGGATTGAGTGTCATAATAACCTTTAATTCCTCGCTATGAAGCATGAACTTATTCATATCATCTACACGAACTACACAAACAACGGAgagccaaataagaaagacaaaaaAAACATGCAGAAATATGAACCATGACGAGTTAACATGATATAGAAACAGCTACAAAGTGAAATAGTTCAAGGccagaacaaaagaaaacaaGCAATATCTTGAAGATTAATGGCAAGTCAATGCTAACAAGTGCTGATCACTTCAAGGCATAAATTAATTAATCGCTTTGTAGTAGGATTAATTTTATCCCCatcaaatcaaaaaatcaaattttCCAGATCAAGCTTGACTTTATCAGCATACAATTTGAACAGCCTCTCAAATTTATCATCCTACGTGAGTATAGATAGGATTGAGTGTCATAATAACATTTAATTCCTGGCTATGAACATGAACTCATTCATATCGTCTACACGAACTAGACAAACAACGGAGAGCAAAATAAGAAAGACAAGAACATACAGAAATATGAAGCATGACGAGTTAACATGATATAGAAACAGCTACAGATTGAAATAGTTCAAggccaaaacaaaagaaaacaagcAATATCTTGAACACAAAATGGAAAGTCAATGCTAACAAGTGCTGACCACTTCAAGGCATCACTGGTAAATGTTTGAAGAGCGTCGATGACTGCCGTCTTTACTAATGGGTTAATTATCAAATGAGGTTATTGGGATATGATGTATCAATTTTCCAGATGGTAATTAAAGCTGTTGTTACTACAAAACAAAAAGTCTGGTGCAGTTATTAAGTTCATATACCAAACTACTATTTTGATTGTAACGGAAAGATGGTAGGAAACTAAATCCTGCAGCTTTTGGTACATACTTGTTCCGTCATAAAAGTAATACTCCAACAGAATCGAATAGATCCTAAAGTGAACCACTTTCTTAAATAAGACAATTTACAAATTAGTGATATTATATAATTcactttttttatatatacataattaacaatatGGCGTAAAACCAGCTATCAAGCTTTCAAGTGTTTGAAGCGCCATAAGAGATCACGAAACCATCCTACTAATTTCTTTCCTTGCATGCTCAAATATAAACTTATCTCCTTTATAGGAGGAATTACCTTGTCCTGTGCCAATCTCAACTCATTTATTTCTGCATATGTTACATGAACTCAAAAGCTAGTACCAGTAGATGTATGTACTTACACGTATACGGAGGTCTTTTAGTCTATTTTGCAGTGTTGTTAAAACTCACTTACATTTGGTCATATTTGTTCGACAATGATGCTTTTTTTACGAGGATGCTTTAACGCAAATGAAGATCAAAGTAACATAGAGGTTTTTCCATATTGCATtttaaagaggaaaagagaaatacTTCAAAGAACTTTCTTCCCATTTATAGAACTAAAGCTTCCTACGATCTTAGCTTCCAAGGAAAATCAAATCATCGCACAACACTACTTCACAAACAACACTTGGCAAACAGCACATTTTAAGACTTACTCTCTCATTCAGGCTCAGTTTATTTGTaatataagttttttttttttttttttttttgggtggggggggggggggggaagagaTTCAAGTAGAGAAAACTCAACTTCAAGAAGTAGTAAATCATAAGCATCAGTGAGCATTGAACTACATATGTGTAACACAATATGGCTGATAATTGTAAGCTACTTAtgcaataataaaaaataatgtgATTTAGTTTATCCAATACAAAAATACCTTGAAATCAATCAAACCAAGTCCTTTTTAGAAAAGCACTATACATTCATTCTTTAGGATAATTTCTTTGTGTTTGTATATTATCTGTTATTTAGGATAATATACAAGTACATACTCCATTCAAGTAGCTCGAAAAACACATCATGAGATAAGGAATGAAGGAGAGATAATAGAACACCTCCTTTAAACATTATGGTGCAGATGACATAACTACATCACAGATACGCAAACTTCTTTATATGTAGATAAGAATTGCACCCTCAAGGAATACCATGTAAACTCGAAATTGTTTTGCTCCATCCTTGTCCTGGATAGAAATGACTATTTTAGCTCTTTTAGTTGGGGGTTTTGATAGCGGCTCAGCAACACTATCTTGAATAGAACGGAGGGAAGCACAAAGATCTCTTTTTATAGATTCTTCAACATCTCGGAACTCATCCTTAGCTGAGTGGGCAATGGATTCCAGCTCTTTCTTTTTCAACCTAAGAACAGCCACTCATATAATAGTAAAGAGAAAAGGAGAAGATCAAGAGCAAgtgcattttaattaattagtAATAGAAATCTTGTCAAAGACTACAGCAGcctcatgtagaagaagaaaaagaaaagaaagaaactctcCATTTACTAAACCCTAAACATAAGAAATGGAGCATAGGTTGGTGGCAAGCTGTCATATGATAAGAATTTAATTGATGAATAAAAATATCAATGCTATTCAATGAAATACGGGAATCGATGGTCAATTTTATGCTTTCGCTATTTGCTCATAATCTATTTATTTGAATTTAATATCTCGTTGAGGAACTTAACTCATTAAAAACTTGCTATACCGGAGAAACAAGAATATCTAATCAGTTGCCACCTAAAGAAAGCAGGCATCAATGTTAGATTCACAAAAAAGGTAATTAATGTTTAATCAGCTCAATTAATTGATACTTGGAGAATCCAACTTCCAAAAGTGAAAACTCATGAGTTACAAAAGCTGATATTCCATtcaaaatacaacaacaacaaaacccagtgtaatcccacggAGTGGGTCTGGGGAAAGTAGTTCATAGGCAGACCTCACCTCTGCCTTGTGAATTCCATTCAAAATATGGAGAAAAAAAAGATCACCATAATCAAATCAGACACCAAATTAATTAAATTCGTTGAGCTGAAAATACTTGATCAGGTGCAACAACTTGCTATTATGAATTTACCTAATTTCCTTTATAGTTGAATCTTCAACAAGGTTACTAGTATGAGCAGAAATGTTTGGGGAAGGTGGCAGCCAATCCTCCTCTTCACCATCAATTATTTGAACAACTTCCAtcttgtcttctttcttttcgACCTTTTCCAAGTCCAGCAAACATATAAATTAACATCAagttaaaaaattgaaaaaacaaaCAATTTACAGAACATTAAAGAAGAGAATTTTACAGCAGAATCGTTCACTTTCCGTTTCTTTGAGATTACTGGAGACGAGTCTGGACTGTCATCTGCGAGTTCAAAAGAAATATGACAAAAATCTTAAAAAGGAACCAGatacatatacacacacacattaaTAATGCTCCCTCACCGTCAAGGCAGACAAGATTGAAGGGAGTATTGAAGGGCTGAACACGTCTGTAATCAAAAAGCGGTTCCAGTTCTTCATTGGATTCCCCCTATGACAGAAAGAAAACTATCAAATTCATTAAACCCTAAGAAGAACCCTCCCTGTTGAAATACTGGCAGAAAGAAGAAGCAGAATCGCACCATTTCTGAGTTCCccaaatctctctctctctctctctctctctctctctctctctctctctctctctctctctctctctcccagGAGTATTTGAGGGATTTTCGGATTGTCCCGCCGAGAAAGAAACTTCCAAGCGAATTGCCCTATGGTGCAatccttttattctattttttttacgGGTCTTTTAGAAGAGATAAAATgggaaatgaaaagaaaaatgtaTCAGTCCCTGCTTTCCCTTTTCCCCCTACATTGATTCGCATGACTtttatttgtgattttaaaagtttatgtgttAAAAATTGTATAGTGCGATGATATTTGCgtgattataaaaaaaattattaataaaatgggtaaaaataaagagtttaaagttaaattatttttaattgtATAAATATGTCATTCTTTTTGAACACGCTAATAAGAAAAgtgtgtcatctaaattgaaatagacattttcacttttacttgtctattttaacaaatcaaaagaaagataattttttttcttattttacctTTATTATTAATTCTTGCTTCCATAATTACTTTTCAGGACTTTTAGAAATTCTATCATTATTAGGGGTTATATGGTAAAATACATACTAcaattattatttcttaagggacGTAAAAAATTTAAGtggacaagtaaaaataaaaagagtactTAGAGAGA
Coding sequences:
- the LOC104239347 gene encoding uncharacterized protein isoform X1; this encodes MGESNEELEPLFDYRRVQPFNTPFNLVCLDDDSPDSSPVISKKRKVNDSAVEKKEDKMEVVQIIDGEEEDWLPPSPNISAHTSNLVEDSTIKEIRLKKKELESIAHSAKDEFRDVEESIKRDLCASLRSIQDSVAEPLSKPPTKRAKIVISIQDKDGAKQFRVYMDDKFERLFKSYADKVKLDLKNMVFCFDGDKINPTATPSCLGMEDDDIIEVHVKPSC
- the LOC104239347 gene encoding uncharacterized protein isoform X2; the protein is MGESNEELEPLFDYRRVQPFNTPFNLVCLDDDSPDSSPVISKKRKVNDSAVEKKEDKMEVVQIIDGEEEDWLPPSPNISAHTSNLVEDSTIKEIRLKKKELESIAHSAKDEFRDVEESIKRDLCASLRSIQDSVAEPLSKPPTKRAKIVISIQDKDGAKQFRVYMDDKFERLFKLYADKVKLDLENLIF